The sequence below is a genomic window from Brevibacillus laterosporus.
GCAGTTCCTCGTCTTGCTCCACCACTTGATGGTCCAGCCATACTTGCGGTGTTTGTGTAATGTTATACACGAGCTTGCCCAGCCACTTTCCGTCGGATTCGGTTCCGCTCCACTGGTCGACACCTAGTGCGCTCGTAAAGACAACCGGCATCGTCACACCATGATGCTCCCCAGTTTGTTTAGACAATTCGCGTTGCACCTGGACACCCCCAACATAAGGGTGATCCAAATCTCTCCAAAGCTGTTGCTGCAAATTCCGGCCCCGTTCCAGCATTGTCTTTCCTTCCGAAAGCTCCACAGCTAGCAAGGTCAACGTGGTGAAATCCCCTACGATATCATTGACTTGTGCGTGCAGAGGCAGTCGGTTAAATTGTGTCAGGTTAATGGTAAAGCGGGAGCTCTTACTCCAAGCACCAAGCGTTTCAGCATAAGCTGTCAGCAGAATTCCCGATGGCGTAAGCCCAACCTCCGCCGTCCGTTTTTTAAGCTTCTGCCATGTTTGTTTAGACAACCTTGCTTCCAAACGACTGAATTGTTGTTCGGAAAGAGACTCTGGATTTTGAGCCAAAGGTAGCTGTGGAGCAGGGGGCAATTCTGGCAAACGGGTAATCCAATAGTCGAGATCGCGTTGATACAGCTCAGATGCTTTAAGCTCTTCCAAGGCAAGAACATAATCGCGGAATGACAGGTCTAGTGTAGCCAATGGTGCATCCGGCTCATGATAGAGCCTAGTCCATTCGCTCAGGAGATGGAACATGCTCCACCCGTCAAAAATCAGGTTATCAAAGCTGATATGAAGGCGAACGTGCTCTTCTCCAAAGCGGGATGCCCGTACGTCAAACAAAGGCCACACGTCTGTAGATAGCACCTGGTGTGACATCTCTTCCCGAATCCGTTTCAATTCGGACTCGACCTCTTCAGGAGCCTTGCCTCGCAAATCATTGACATTAATCTGATAATCAGGAACATTCTCCAAAATTCGCTGGCGCCAGCCATCCGGCATGATGACCGCCCGCATCATTTCGTGGTGATCAATAAGTCGCTGCCAGGCACGGTTGATCCGCTCAAGATCTAAATTCTGTCCTTCAATCTCGAAATAGCAATGGGTGGAGACATTGCCCAATGCATAAAGGCCACTTCGACCGACCCAGTACGCTTGCTGGATATCGGTCATTGGGAAAGGCTGGTTCCGATCCTGTAAAGCCGGTATGATTTGAGGCAAGCTTTCCGTAGGCTCGTCATACTTCCCTTTCTGTTCCATAAGCGTCTGGACTTGCTCAGCCATCCCTGCAATGGTAGGCTTTTCAAAAATCCGGCCCAATGACAGCTCCACCTCAAACTTGCTACGTACCAGCGCACTTAGTCTGGTAGCCAAGAGCGAATCGCCGCCCAATTCAAAATAGTTATCAGCAATACCTACACGTTCCATTCCAAAAAGCTGGCACCAGATCGCCGCAAGAGCTGTTTCGATCGGCGTCCTCGGAGCTGTATAGGCTTTTTCCTCTTTTGCCTTGATCAGCTTGTCAGGAGTCGGCAGTGCTTGCCGATCCACCTTACCATTAGAAGTGAGTGGCATTTCACTCAGTAGGATGAAAGCAGACGGAACCATGTAATCAGGCAACTTTTGGTTTAAAAAACCAGATAGCTTAACCGGATTGAATTGTGTAACCTGATGCGGTGCCTGCGCAACGATTACATGCTGACCAAAAACACTGGCCGGATCATCCTGCTCCGGGAAGGAAGCAACTTGCGCGAATGTTTGCGACTGCAATAATTGTTGCCACTTTTCAACCGATAGGAGCGGACGCTGTTCTGCATGTCTTTCGTCTTCAAAATAGATAAATCCGTCTTCAAGGAACCCTGTACTTACTTGCTGCAAACGGCTATTACGAGTCATTTCCAGCAAAATCAGCAAGCCTCCAGGGGCGAGAAGGGATTGCATATGTAAAAGAGCCGTTCCGATATTCCGCGCACGATGCAGGGAATCCGCAGCGATAATAACGTCATAGTGGTGTGCATCATAGCCTTGAGCCAGTGGATTCTGGTCGATATCCAACAACTGGTAGTGCACAAACGGATACTCTTTGAATCTGGTTTTAGCCGCATTCATAAAGAAGGTCGAGTTGTCCGTGCACGTATAAAGAGTCTCATCAGAGCTCAGTAAAGGTAGTAATGACTCGGTTAGCGCTCCGCTCCTCGCGCCGATTTCCAGGATGCGCAACGGTTCCGATTTGGCTTGCAGACCATGTTGGAGACCTTCGATGATGGACCGCGCAATACTGTCTCTGTGCATTGTGCCAGGGAGTGCTTGCATCAGATCATTTGGAGTCAAACATAGCTCATCTGAAAAGAAATAGGCCAGCGGGTCAAGCTCTCCTGTCAAAAGCGCGACATTGGCGTCGTCCATTTGCTGCAAATAGCGCAATAGTGCTTGTGCATGCTGCTCCCATGCAGGAGGCGCCTTGCTTTCCAGCGGCTTTTCGAGCAATTCTTCCGGTATCGTGCGAACGATAACAAATGTATCCGATGCGTCTATTCTGGCAAATCCTTCGTCAGCTAATATCTGAAGCCACTGTCGGATCAACTCGCGGTAACGCGGCTGAATACTGCAACACTGCATCAGGGCATCGAGCGTGTAGCTTTGGTTTTGCTGCAAATCTACCCCTGCTTGTTTCAGCGCACGGCAAATATAACGAACGCCAAGACGCTCTATATATGCCCAAAACACAGGAAAATCTTCCGGACTGATCTCATCGGGTCGCTCCTGTCCGCGTCCCGCCTTCATCAGGGCATCCCAGAGCACTTCGCTCTGTTTCAGATCAGCGCTTACGCTGTCATACAGGAATGATTCGTTTTCACGTTCAGGAACCACATAGCCGATCAGATGCTTGTTTTCCCGCGAATCGCCTACAGCGGTGACGACTGCATCACGTACACCCGGATGCTGCTTCATTGCCGTTTCGATCTCGCCTAGCTCAATGCGGTGTCCTCTGATTTTGACCTGAAAATCCTGACGCCCGAGAAATTCAATTGTGCCATCAGGCCAATATCTCCCCAGATCACCGGTTCGATACCAACGGGAACCATTCCAATTGACAAAACGTTCTGCGGTAAGCACCGGATCACCCCGATAGCCTAGTGCGACACCAGCTCCTCCAATCCATAGTTCGCCCGCTACCCAGTCGGGGCAATCCCTTCCTTTTCCATCCACAACCCGATAAGCCTGGTTGGTTAGCGGGCGTCCATAAGGAATCGATGTCCAATGTGAAGGTAGAGGTAATGTAACATCAAAGAAATTAGACCAGATGGAAGCCTCTGTGGCTCCCCCCATCGCAACCAGCTGGCTGTGTGCGGCCACACGTTTTAGACGTGACGGCAAATCAAGGCCAATCCAATCCCCAGAAAGCATCGTCTGGCGAATCGATAAACTGTCGTACTGTCCGCTCTCCGCAGCAATCAGCAGCATATCGAGCAGTACTGGCACGGAGTTCCATAGTGTGACCTGATACTTGTCAACCAGCTTTACCCAATGTACAGCATCACGACGTGTCTCTTCGGTAATCAGCACAAGAGAGCCGCCAACGCTCAGCAATCCGAATATGTCATAAACAGAAAGATCAAAATCGAGAGAGGAAACCGATAAGATCCGATCAGCTGGACCAACCTGATAGCGCCTATTGATGTCAGCGATGGTATTCCATGCTCCGGAATGGCTGATTTCAACCCCTTTTGGTTCACCCGTGGAACCCGAAGTAAAGATGATATAAGCGAGACTATCCCAAGAAATGGATACAGGTTCAGTCAAGGGAACTATGTTCTGTACATCTGCGATCGACAAGACAACGGCGTCGTCAGGCCAATCTAAGGTTTGAGCACATTCATCATCGGTAAGCACGTAACGAATGCCCGCTTTTTTATGGATTCGCTCGCGCCGGGTAGCCGGCTGTCCGGTGCCGATCGGGACATAGCAGCCCCCAAGTACAACTATGCCAAGCACCGCGGCGATTTGTTCGATCCCCCGCGGCATGCTGACGGCAACAGGGTCACCCTTTTTTATTCCCTGTTCCTTAAGGAATGCCGCCACCTGCAACGAGTACCTAGATAGTTCGCCATACGAAATATAAGTATGTGTATGACTATCAATCAGCGCCGTTTCTTGCGGATTTGTAGCAGCATAAGCAAAGAATGCGCTATGCAGGCATTGACTCGGTTGTGGAAGTGACGATTCGTCATCCTTGTTCTGTCTTTGCTGCTCCAGAGTAGGAAGAAGCTCCGGTGTAGCTTGCCAGTCATTGTCCTGGGCCACTAGCCAGTCCATGAGTTGGCCAAAGGCGGCAAACATTTGGTCGATCATACCGTCCGGGAACAGCTGATCGACGGAATCCCACGCCAGCAATAGGCCACCATCCATTTCATAAGACTGAAAATCAAGCCATACCTGAGGAGTTTGCGAGATCATATAGGAGAGCTGTCCTAAAGTCTGACGGCATTCCTCATTGATCAGCGGAGTACCTAAATTGCATGCGAAAACAACAGGGGCAAAATCCCGCTCTCCTTGGCGGACACACGCCAGATCACGTTGAAGCTGTACCCCGGAATAAGCTGCATGTGCGACATCCTGATGAAACTGTGCTTGGACCATTCGCACACGATCCAGAAAAGTTTGAGGGTTACGCAAATCAACGGCAAGCAAGAGCAGGTTGGTAAAATCAGCAACAACATCTTCAATGCCAGCGTCCCCCGTTTGGCGATCAAACAATGGGATATTGATGAGGAACTGCGAATGGGTGCTCCATCGGTCAAGAATTTCCGCATATGCCGTTAACAGTACCATCGCCGGCGTGACCCTTTGAGCTGCGGATCGTTTTTGCAAAAGCATCCAATCCGCTTCTTTCACGAAATAATTCCTTCTTGTAAAAACAGGGGCCTTAATCATTTCCGGCTTTTCCTTCAGCGGCAAGCCAGGAGCACCTGGTAGCGTTGACAGCTTGTCCTGCCAATAATGAGCGGCTTTTTGTCTGTCTGAGACCCGATGTTGTGTCTCATGTTTGAGATAGTTGGCAAAGCTCCAGTGAACAGGTGCTGTTGGCTGGCAACCACGTGCATAAGCTGCTGCCAGATCTCGTAAAAGAATGTGCAAGCTTTGCACGTCAGCGACAAGCAAATCAATATCAAAATGGAGTCTGGTACGGCCAGCCGGCAACAAGCTCAGCTCCAAACCAGCTACCTCTCCCTCTTCCACCTTCAGACGACGATGTGACAGCCGGGTGCGTATGCTCTCCAGCTTTTGGGTCAGCTCGTCCTCAGAATTTAAACGCAAGTCATGAACGGGCACCGTTTTTGTAAAAGGAGTGCTCAGCACCTCTTGCTGTCCATCAGCCAGAAATCTTGCCCGAAGCATCGGATGGTGCATTAGTAACTGTCCCCACGCGGCTTCTAGACGCCCTTGCTCCACGCCCTTGCCATCAATCTCCAGATAGGCATGGCATCCAACTCCGCCCAGCGG
It includes:
- a CDS encoding amino acid adenylation domain-containing protein, translated to MKHLLNDNQSASPVSSLSYEEVRGQIQAMLPAPVEFADDQNLIELGLDSLQMMRMVNKWRKEGVKATFAELIVAPRLSDWWTFLQKNSPEPSLVEENNIASQAQEDANSPFPLTDVQYAYWIGRRDDQPLGGVGCHAYLEIDGKGVEQGRLEAAWGQLLMHHPMLRARFLADGQQEVLSTPFTKTVPVHDLRLNSEDELTQKLESIRTRLSHRRLKVEEGEVAGLELSLLPAGRTRLHFDIDLLVADVQSLHILLRDLAAAYARGCQPTAPVHWSFANYLKHETQHRVSDRQKAAHYWQDKLSTLPGAPGLPLKEKPEMIKAPVFTRRNYFVKEADWMLLQKRSAAQRVTPAMVLLTAYAEILDRWSTHSQFLINIPLFDRQTGDAGIEDVVADFTNLLLLAVDLRNPQTFLDRVRMVQAQFHQDVAHAAYSGVQLQRDLACVRQGERDFAPVVFACNLGTPLINEECRQTLGQLSYMISQTPQVWLDFQSYEMDGGLLLAWDSVDQLFPDGMIDQMFAAFGQLMDWLVAQDNDWQATPELLPTLEQQRQNKDDESSLPQPSQCLHSAFFAYAATNPQETALIDSHTHTYISYGELSRYSLQVAAFLKEQGIKKGDPVAVSMPRGIEQIAAVLGIVVLGGCYVPIGTGQPATRRERIHKKAGIRYVLTDDECAQTLDWPDDAVVLSIADVQNIVPLTEPVSISWDSLAYIIFTSGSTGEPKGVEISHSGAWNTIADINRRYQVGPADRILSVSSLDFDLSVYDIFGLLSVGGSLVLITEETRRDAVHWVKLVDKYQVTLWNSVPVLLDMLLIAAESGQYDSLSIRQTMLSGDWIGLDLPSRLKRVAAHSQLVAMGGATEASIWSNFFDVTLPLPSHWTSIPYGRPLTNQAYRVVDGKGRDCPDWVAGELWIGGAGVALGYRGDPVLTAERFVNWNGSRWYRTGDLGRYWPDGTIEFLGRQDFQVKIRGHRIELGEIETAMKQHPGVRDAVVTAVGDSRENKHLIGYVVPERENESFLYDSVSADLKQSEVLWDALMKAGRGQERPDEISPEDFPVFWAYIERLGVRYICRALKQAGVDLQQNQSYTLDALMQCCSIQPRYRELIRQWLQILADEGFARIDASDTFVIVRTIPEELLEKPLESKAPPAWEQHAQALLRYLQQMDDANVALLTGELDPLAYFFSDELCLTPNDLMQALPGTMHRDSIARSIIEGLQHGLQAKSEPLRILEIGARSGALTESLLPLLSSDETLYTCTDNSTFFMNAAKTRFKEYPFVHYQLLDIDQNPLAQGYDAHHYDVIIAADSLHRARNIGTALLHMQSLLAPGGLLILLEMTRNSRLQQVSTGFLEDGFIYFEDERHAEQRPLLSVEKWQQLLQSQTFAQVASFPEQDDPASVFGQHVIVAQAPHQVTQFNPVKLSGFLNQKLPDYMVPSAFILLSEMPLTSNGKVDRQALPTPDKLIKAKEEKAYTAPRTPIETALAAIWCQLFGMERVGIADNYFELGGDSLLATRLSALVRSKFEVELSLGRIFEKPTIAGMAEQVQTLMEQKGKYDEPTESLPQIIPALQDRNQPFPMTDIQQAYWVGRSGLYALGNVSTHCYFEIEGQNLDLERINRAWQRLIDHHEMMRAVIMPDGWRQRILENVPDYQINVNDLRGKAPEEVESELKRIREEMSHQVLSTDVWPLFDVRASRFGEEHVRLHISFDNLIFDGWSMFHLLSEWTRLYHEPDAPLATLDLSFRDYVLALEELKASELYQRDLDYWITRLPELPPAPQLPLAQNPESLSEQQFSRLEARLSKQTWQKLKKRTAEVGLTPSGILLTAYAETLGAWSKSSRFTINLTQFNRLPLHAQVNDIVGDFTTLTLLAVELSEGKTMLERGRNLQQQLWRDLDHPYVGGVQVQRELSKQTGEHHGVTMPVVFTSALGVDQWSGTESDGKWLGKLVYNITQTPQVWLDHQVVEQDEELLLIWDAVEGLFPEGMLADMFSAYCQLLQRLTDDDAVWKKEMPSLIAVPRLEARTEANDTEVPVSSETLTRLFTKQAVQQSNHPAIISTNRTLTYEELSLSADEIGNLLRKMGAKPNTLVAVVMEKGWEQVVATLGILKSGAAYLPIDPAHPEARRSQLLRDGQIRIVLTQSWLDEQLNWPENVERLIVDQMTARDEAMSLLPLAEQLDDLAYVIYTSGSTGLPKGVMIDHRGAVNTIEDVNQRFSVGPKDRVLALSNLNFDLSVYDIFGMLAAGGTIIMPEADKAKDPAHWIEWMKQEQVTVWNTVPALMQMLIEYASGRNLELPQSLRLVLLSGDWIPLDLPDKIKAYFPNVQVIGLGGATEASIWSNLYPIEDIDPSWKSIPYGRPMVNQRFYVLNEWMEDCPVWVPGQLYIGGIGLAKGYWQDESKTNDKFILHPRTGERLYHTGDLGRYLPDGNLEFLGREDFQVKIRGHRIELGEVETALKRHDGIKNAVVAVPDESSEEKRLVGYVVLDQQMGAELLETEQVDPSVCASRWQAISSAGQLQASKLPASVDADAITKFLHEADRVSTAYMCRTLDAMGMFSDEGGSYSLDELMQRFQIHPRYKTLLLHWLDVLVEEGILEKNEGGIYRNLRLLSEELPTFTQEGILSVSSGGSEAVQALEDGFLRDYPLFISLLTGKLDPLELFFAEDASLTPAGLSRFDFTREYYSNLAKEVFGTLVSSYPPDKELRVLEIGTRAGNLTQTLVSALPADRARYIYADESSFFTDRARQAWGEKAPLEYGLFDMNTAPLWQGYEPHYFDVIVADNTLHRTRNLNMTLEYLKGMLAPGGVLFLVESTRNSRLMLTTVGFFEDGFSHLEDERKANYLPLLAADQWCEVLEKQGFSNVLAFPQNGQVAEKFDRHLIVAQAPETVRVFRPEKLSDAMQKMLPDYMVPTEYVLLDKLPLSANGKVDRKALAKLGGKRESLPKKAHVAPSTETEIKIASVWEEVLHCNSIGIHDGFFARGGDSLRAIQCINLLKERYQIELSMQSLFEYSTICMLAGFIDTSASATEQLEANYDEGTI